The genomic region TGAGAAAGATGGGAAAATTGTTGGGGTTTTAGTAGGAAGAAGAGATGGTAATGCCTTAACTAATGTAGTAAGTACAATGGGCTATGGTAATAGTGGATATGCCTATATGATTAATAGTAAGGGGATAGTGGTAGGTCATCCGAATAAAGATTTAGTAATAAACAAATTTGATCCTATTGAGCAGTCAAAAGTAGACCAATCAGTAGCTCCAGTAGCCAATTTATTTACTAAAATACTTAATGAAAAATATGGTGTACAAGATTATTCCTTTAACGGTAATGACTTATATGCAGGCTATGCGCCTGTAAATGGATCTGACTGGTATATAGTCATTACAGCGAACCAAAGTGAAGTATTAAGAGCAATTCCTTTGTTAAGAAATGGGATTACTTTAACTGTTTTGGCTATTCTATTAATAAGTATCGTAGCAACTTATATGGTTGGTGTGTCAATTGTTAATCCGATAATTAAAATTAAGGAAAAGGCTAATAAACTAGCACAGCTAGATATTACAGAAAATGTTGAACAAAAGCTACTTGAGGGTAAAGATGAAATAGGGGATTTAGCAAGATCACTTCAAATAGTAACTGATAGCTTCAGAGGGATAATAAGTGAAATAAGAAATACAGCTGACCAAGTAGCTGCATCTTCAGAAGAACTTACAGCTTCTTCACAACAATCCACAGTAGCTACTGACGAGGTATCTAGGACGATAGAAGAAATAGCCAGGGGAGCATCGTCTCAAGCTAAGAGTACTGAAGAAGGAACATTTAAGGCTATAGAACTAGGCACTATTATTGAAAAAGACCAAAATTTCCTTAAAAACTTAAATAACGCTTCTCAAAGTGTAACTGATGTTGTATCTGAGGGATTAAGGGAAATTGAAAAGTTAGCTAAAATATCAGATGAGAGCAATAAAGAAACTCAAGAGGTTTATAAAGGAATTGTTAGAACTAATGAAAGTGCAGATAGAATAGGTCAGGCTAGTAACGTAATTGCTACAATAGCTGCTCAAACAAACTTATTAGCATTAAATGCTGCCATAGAAGCTGCTAGAGCTGGTGAACATGGAAAAGGATTCTCAGTTGTAGCTGAAGAAATTAGAAAATTGGCTGAACAGTCAACTGAATCTACTAAGACGATAGATTATGTAGTACAAGAACTTCAAATGAATTCAAAATCAGCCGTTGCTATAATGGAGAAAGTCTCTGAAATATTGAAAGAACAAACTGAGAGTGTTCAGAATAGTAAGATAAAATATTTGGCAATAGCAGATGCTATAAAGGAAGCTGAGCTAGCGGTAACGCAATTAAATGTTTCAGGAAAAGAAATTGAAAAAATGAAAGGTGAGATTCTTGAAACTATACAACACCTTGCATCGATTGCTGAAGAGAATTCAGCATCAACTCAGGAAGTTTCTTCTTCAATGGAAGAACAGAGTGCTTCAATGGAAGAAATATCTAGTGCCAGTGAAGGTCTATCTGAACTTGCAGTTAACCTACAGTCAGTTATTATGAGATTTAAAGTATAGAAATTATAGATAGAAAAGCTAGTTATAAATAATGAAAATGCCCCTAGGTAATTATTTACCTGAGGGTATTTTCAATTAATCAAAAGTATATTAATGTGAATTATGACAAATTATACTATAGTTGGTAATAAGATATAATTTATAGAATAAATCAAAGTGCTACCAATAGTGTTGATTAATGATAAATGAAGATAAAAATTAAAATTATATGGAGGGAATATGTTAGTTAAGATTTATGAACTTGGAGAAATTGAAGATAATAAATTAGAATTTGCAGCAATAAGTGCTCTTTACATGAATAAATATGTATTCGTCAAACATAAAAAAAGAGAAACCTGGGAAATACCCGGTGGGCGTAGGGAAAAAGGGGAAACTATTTGTGAAACAGGCAAGAGAGAATTGCAAGAGGAGACAGGAGCAGAGGAATTTGAAATAGAAGAAATTTGTGATTATTCTGTAACAATTGCAGACAAAACAACTTATGGAAGATTATTTTATTCTAATATTTATAAATTAGGGGAACTTCCGGACTTAGAGATAGGAGAAGTCGAACTTTTTGATAGTGTTCCTAATAAATTAACTTATCCTAAAATACAACCACTACTTCAGAAAAAAGCAATTGAAATGTGTAACAAATTAAAATTAAAGGAGTAAAAAATGAGTGAGGAATTGCATGAGAAATTAAATGGTTTTTCGAAGGAGTTTTATAATAGGTTCAAGGATACATTTAATAATATTAATGCATCCTATGAGTATATTAATAATGAATTATTAATTAAAATTAATGCTCAAAATGAGAGTTTTGGATCTATGTCGATATATTGTTCAAATGAGGAGGCCATAGTTTTTTTAGGAGAGTATTTTCATACTCACTTTAATGTGTATTTAGATAATGATGATGATTATCAAAAGCTTAGAGACGAAGTAATCTCTGAAACTTTGAATTTCGTCAAAGATGTTTTTGATGATAAAGTCGTCTTGGAGGTACAGACGTCAAAAAATAAACTGATCTGTTCATCAGTTAGATATACAGATGAGAACGAAGCATACACAAGTGTTATGCCGGTTAATGGGATACTTAGAAGAATATTTTCGATTAATGTTAAAAAATCTATAAATTTTTGGTCAAGACCATATATTAAATGATAATTTGGTATTAAGGATAATATAAACATTTGAATCCTAAGAATAAATATATTTATTTTGATAAACTACTGCTTCCTATTGGCTAGGGTGTAGTTTAGATTAATTTAAAATGAATAAAACTAATAAACTAAGTAGTATTATTATTAAGCTACTTAGTTTATCAATCTCTTTTCTTTTCTCTGTTTATCTGCTAGTGTATAGTATAGCCATTCATCTATAGCAAATAGGTCAATTGTATGACTATTATTTACACGTTCATTTTGTTGCCCATTTAGCTTTATTCTGTATAAGTAACCACCATGTGAATAATTACTATAATATATCCAGTCTCCAACTTGTGTAATAAAATAAGATCTAAAATCATTGAGTTTCCTATTTTGTGAGCCATCTAAATTCATTCTATATAATCTATCTCTATCCTTAGCATTGCTATAGTAAAGTACATTATTAAATGTAATCGCCGTATCGGCTGAGTGAAAATATGAGTACTTATTACTCGTAGATTTAGGGTAGTTATTTCTTTCCCAACTATGGGTTTTAGATAAATAATTATCATTTACTAAAAAATAATTATATGAAATATTTCCTATCCTATCTGGTTGGGGATCATTCCATGTCATATCTAAGTGATACCATTCATTATCTATTCTAACTAAATTCCATGCATGGTCATCGGTAGTTTTTCCTACTACATACATTACTTCAAACCCAAGCTCACTAAGCATTTTGTATCCTAATAGAGCATATGCTTGACAAACACCCATACCTTCTTTAAAAATGGTATATGGTGAATGTGGGCTATTTATAGTTTCGAGACTATATGAGGTATTAAGAACAATGTAATCGTTAACCGCTTTTACCTTCTCTAAAGAGCTCATATTTGGAGTAATAATTGTATTTAAAATTCTATTAATTTCAGAATTATATACATATTGTTCTTCCTTTGTAGAGTTGTAATCAACGGTAAAGTCAATAGTAACGTTATTTTTATACCCTTTATAGCCAAATTGTATATTAGATATAAAATAATATATATATGGATTTTCATTAGATATTTTATCAAAGATAAGATTTAATTCTTCATTTAGATTATTGGCAGATGAACGGTAGCCAACGTTAAATGATGTGTTGTGGCTACTAAGCTGGTCTGTTATATATGCCTGTAAGTCATCGAGATTTTCAACTGTATATGTTTCTAATCTATTTAATAGCGTAAATGAAGGCAAAGGGATAAAGGATTGAAAATTAAATGTAAATAATAATAATAGTGTAGTTAATAAAAGAAGTTTTCTCACGGTTAACCTCCAGGTAGTAAGTCTGAAAAAACAAATTTATTTCCTTAGTAGTTTAAGACCCTTTCTTTTCAATTATAGATAAAATAGTATATAATAACAACATAATGCTTTTTTTAATTTTGTATATATTTTAAAGTTTATACTATTTTTTCCACCTAATAAAATGCATAGTATAAATAATATATGTTCTAACTTAAAGTTTTAGAAAGGATGACTGTAATGCTAAGGAGATTTATAAAATACTATAAACCACATCTTCCTTTATTTATTTTGGATTTTGGTTGTGCTTTTATAATGGCAGGAATGGATTTAATATTTCCATTTGTAGTAGGTTTGATGATAGACGATATTTTACCCAATAAAGACTTAAATACAATTCTATTAGTAGGGGTTGGAATGCTATTTCTTTATATAATTCGCAGTGTTCTTCAGTATATTGTTGATTATTATGGTCATGTTTTAGGGACAAGAATGGAATTTGATATGAGAAAGGATTTGTTTGATCATTTACACAACTTATCCTTTAACTACTTTGACAATACTAAGACAGGTCACATAATGTCTAGATTGGTAAATGACTTAAATGAAATTTCAGAATTAGCTCACCATGGACCTGAGGATCTTTTCATAATAATAGTGACCTTAATTGGTGCATTTTTTATTATGTTTTTTACTCATTGGCCTTTAACACTAATAACTTTTTCAATATTACCAGTTGTCTTACTATTTGCAGTTATTAAAAACAAAAAGATGCAGGAGGCCTTTAGAAACTTAAGGTCAAAGCTAGCTGATATTAACTCACAGGTTGAAGATAGTATAGCCGGTGTTCGTGTAGTAAAATCCTTTACAAACGAAGTATATGAAGCAGATAAGTTTAAATCTGGAAACGAAAATTTTAAGAATTCCAAAGAAGATACCTTTAAAGTTATGGCAGAATTTTATGCAGGAGTCACTTATTTTGCAAACTTTATCCATCTAGTAGTTTTAATATTTGGTGGTTATTTTATATACCAGGGTACGATGACTACTGGGGCATTAATTAAGTTTTTACTTTATGTCTCTATATTCCTTCAACCAATTAAAAAACTAACAATTTTAATGGAAAATTATCAGAAGGGAATGGCCTGTTTCCATAGATTTGTAGAGACTTTGGAAATAGAACCTGAAATATTGGATAAACCTGAGGCAAAGGAAATAACCTCTGTAATTGGAGAGTTAGCATTTAATGATGTTACATTTAGCTATAATAATAGGAAATCTGTTTTACAAAACATAAGCTTTAAGGTTAAACCAGGTGAGACAGTAGCAATAGTAGGTCCTTCAGGAGCAGGAAAGACTACTTTGTGTAGCTTAATACCTAGGTTTTATGAAATAGATGGGGGTTCAATTAAGATTGACCAAGTTGATATTAAAGATATCACTCAAAAATCCTTAAGACAAAATATTGGAATAGTACAGCAAGATGTTTTCTTATTTTCTGGATCAGTCAGGGAGAATATTGCCTATGGAAAAATAGATGCAACTGATGAAGAGATAATTGTTGCGGCTAAAAGAGCAAATGCCCATAGTTTTATAATGAATTTAGAAAAAGGATATGATACGTATATTGGAGAAAGAGGAATAAAGCTTTCTGGTGGCCAGAAACAACGTCTATCAATTGCTCGTATATTTTTAAAGAATCCTCAAATTCTAATTTTAGACGAGGCTACTTCTGCCCTAGATAACGAAACAGAAAAAGTGATTCAGGAATCCTTAGCTGAACTTTCTCAAAATAGAACGACATTAATTATAGCTCATCGTCTAGCTACAATTAAAATGGCAGATAGAATCATGGTTTTAACAGAGGAAGGTATAGTTGAAGAGGGAAGTCATGATTATCTCTTAGAAAAAGATAATATATATGCTAGACTATATAAAGCCCAGTTTAGTGATATAACACAGGATATAGTATTAAGCTAGAGGGTTGTTAATAACTTAGCTTTAATAGAAAAGAGCCTTAGAAAAAATCTAAGAGCTCTTTTTATATATACAGCACATATGATATTAATTAATTAGTAGGTAACTTCTTCTAGAAAAAGGCCTTGGGCAGGAGCAGTTTTACCAGCTATAGACCTTGTCTTACTCTCGAAGATTTCATTTATATATGAAACTTTTTTCTCTTTTAGCCCTATCTCTAAAAGAGTACCTACAATAATTCTAACCATATTATGTAAGAATCCATCACCAACAAAGACAATCTTCAAAACTTTATCTTCTTTTATGAAAGATATTTCCTCTATAGTTCTTACAGTAGATTTATTTGATTTTTTTACTGATGAAAATCCAATAAAGTCATGGGTCCCAATCAAGAGATTTGCAGCCTCTTCCATTAGTTCAATATTTAAATGCTCAGGAACATTATAGCTATATTTTCTATTGAAAGCCGAGGGTATCCAATGATTCCATATGCAATAAACATATTTTTTCTTTTTTACATTGTATTGGCTATGGAATCTCTCTGGTGCTTCAGAAACTTCCTTTACTACTATGTCCTGTGGTAAATAATGATTTAAATATTTATGTATTTCTAATAAAGACTTTTCAGTCTTAACAGTGAAATTAGCTACTTGTCCCCTTGCATGAACCCCTGCATCTGTTCGTCCAGACCCAATTATTTCAATTGGTCTGCTAAATAATTCCGTAAGGACACTTTCTATTTTACCTTGGATTGTCATATCAGAATCCTTAAGTCTTTGCCACCCTTTGTATCTACTACCATCATACTCAATTAATAGTTTTATATTTTTCAATTTATCACTCCCTTGTCAATATATATGATAACATTTAATTGGGAATATATACAATTAAAGATAACAATAAATAGACTGAAATTGGATAAATTAGTATAATATATATACTGTAACTTAATAGCCTGGAGGTAGATAAATTGAAATATAAGATAAGACAAAGAATACTTAGTTTTGGAGATAATTTTACAATAAAAAATGAATTTGAAGAGGACAAGTATATAGTTAGAGGAAAGGTCTTTGCTATCGGAGATAAACTAAGAATTTATGATTTAGTTGGTAACGAATTAGTATATATTGAACAAAAAGTTTTAAGATTTATCCCAGAGTATAATTTATATTCAGGAGGTAGACATTTAGCTACCGTGAAAAAAGAATTCACATTATTAAAACCCAGGTTCAATATAACTAGTTCAATCGGAAATTACACAATAAATGGTGGTTTCTTCGGATATGATTTTGAAATCATTAAGGATGGTCGTGCTGTTGCATCTGTAAATAAAAAATGGATTTCCTTTGCTGATACCTATATAGCAGAAATAATGGAAGGTGAAGATCAGCCATTTATGCTAGCTTTAGTAATTGTAATCGATCAAGTATTACATGATAGAAACCATAATAAAAAATAAGGTTAGTATTTAAAAAAGGAGGAAAATTTATGAAGGTTGTTGCAATTAATGGAAGTCCAAAAAAAGAAGGAAATACATATCATGCAATCAATATAGTTGGAGAAGAGTTAAAAAAACAAGGTATTGAATTAGAGGTAATTAATGTAGGAATTACTTCTGTAAGAGGTTGTTTAGCCTGTGGAAAATGTGCAGAGAATCAAAATGAGAAGTGTATTATAGATGATGCTGCCAATGAGTGGATTCAAAAAATGAAAGAAGCTGAGGGAATTTTACTGGCTTCACCTGTGTATTATTCTTCAATTGCTGGGAATTTAAAAGGTTTTTTAGATAGAGCTTTTTTTGTTTCAAGTGCAAATGGTAATTTATTTAGACATAAAGTCGGGGCAGCAATTGTTGCCGTAAGACGTGCTGGTGGAATTCCAACATTTCATCAATTAAATAATTATTTAATGTACTCAGAAATGTTAGTACCTACATCAAATTATTGGAATGTAATCTATGGTAGAATGCCAGGTGAAGTTCATCAAGATGAAGAGGGCGTTCAAATAATGAAAGTTCTAGGTAAAAACATGGCATGGTTAATGAAATTAGTGAAAAATGGAAAAAGTGAAATTGAACCACCTGAAAAAGAAGTAAAAAAAGTAACAAATTTTATACGATAGGAAAACGCCGTTTAATCAGATTATGATTAGACGGTTTATTTTTTGAAAATGAGGTTGACATTGTATAATAAATGGAATAATATAGAAGCGTAGATTTACTAATTTAGTAATATACTAAACTAGTAAATTAGTAAATATATTTGTAATTAAGGAGGTTTTTTTAATGAAAATACCAACTACTTTAAAGCATAAACCAGTTATTGTGTCTGAAAACTATGAAAATGTAGATGGAAGATATGCGTACAATTCAGATGCTAAAGGACTTTCTCTAGGATTAGCCCAATGGAATGATAGAGGTAAAGTCGAGGTATCAGCTAAAGTTTGGCGATATACTGGTGAAAAATGGTCTAGACAGTCAGAGGAACTACCTTTTCATAGAGTAATTGATCTTGCAATTTTAATTTGCAGAGCAAAACTTCACTTTAAAGAAGCATATCGATATAGTAACTTATATGATGTTGATAAACCAGTTATTGATAGAGTAGGTCTACAAGGAGACGCTATGACAGTTGCTGTTTGCACTGAAAATGATAAAATAAATGAAGATATTAAATTGTTTAATCAAGCTTTAAGTGAGGATGATGAATTGCTTTCAGAAAGATTACACACTTTATCAGCTATTCTTAAGGAAATGGGTTATTAATGTATAGAAAGGACTGTTTTAACGTGATTAATATTGATTATAGCAAGATATCATTTTCAAGAATAGAATCTATTATACCAATACAACCAATTCACAGTAATTCTATGGGTAATGCCCATGGTGGCGAACTAATGAAAATTATGGATAATACAGGGGGCCTTTCTGCATATAAGCATGCTAAAGGTAAAGTTGTTACTGCTCGAGTTGATGATATAGTTTTTCATAGGCCTGTTCATATAGGTAATGTTCTTAATTGTATTGGCCAGGTAATATATGTAGGAAATTCTTCTATCTTATCTTATGTAGCATTATATATCTATAATGTTAAGGATGGCACTAATACTTTAGCATTATCTGGGTATACGACCATGATTCATATTGCAGATGATAAGCCTTCAAAAGTACCTGGGCTAGTTTCGACAACTGAAGAAGAAAAAGAGTTATATAAGTTTGGGGAAAAGAAATACTATGAAATAAAAGAAAGGACAAAAAACATGTAGTATATGCAAGCTATAAAAATAGAAAAATATAATCAAGTTAACGGATGAGGAGTGTTTTATTTGAGCTATTTATTTATTGAGTACCCACGCTGTACTACTTGTAAAAAAGCTAAACGTTGGCTAATAGAAAACAATGTTGATTTTAAAGGTAGACATATAGTCGAAGAAAACCCAAATATAGAAGAGTTAAAAAAGTGGATTGATGAAAGTGGTCTGCCTATTAAGAAGTTTTTCAACACTAGTGGAGTAAAATATAAAGAGTTGAATTTAAAGGATAAGTTACCTAATTTGACAGAGGATGAGCAAATGAATTTATTAGCTTCTGATGGCATGTTAGTGAAGCGACCAATTATTGTCGGAAATAATAAGATTTTAGTTGGATTCAAAGAAGAGGACTGGGAAAAATTGAAGTAATAAAAATACCCTTCTATAAACACTATATAGAAGGGTAATATATTTATGAAGATTGGTGATAAGTATGAGGATGAATAAAAGAAGAATAATTACTATGG from Serpentinicella alkaliphila harbors:
- a CDS encoding ABC transporter ATP-binding protein, translating into MLRRFIKYYKPHLPLFILDFGCAFIMAGMDLIFPFVVGLMIDDILPNKDLNTILLVGVGMLFLYIIRSVLQYIVDYYGHVLGTRMEFDMRKDLFDHLHNLSFNYFDNTKTGHIMSRLVNDLNEISELAHHGPEDLFIIIVTLIGAFFIMFFTHWPLTLITFSILPVVLLFAVIKNKKMQEAFRNLRSKLADINSQVEDSIAGVRVVKSFTNEVYEADKFKSGNENFKNSKEDTFKVMAEFYAGVTYFANFIHLVVLIFGGYFIYQGTMTTGALIKFLLYVSIFLQPIKKLTILMENYQKGMACFHRFVETLEIEPEILDKPEAKEITSVIGELAFNDVTFSYNNRKSVLQNISFKVKPGETVAIVGPSGAGKTTLCSLIPRFYEIDGGSIKIDQVDIKDITQKSLRQNIGIVQQDVFLFSGSVRENIAYGKIDATDEEIIVAAKRANAHSFIMNLEKGYDTYIGERGIKLSGGQKQRLSIARIFLKNPQILILDEATSALDNETEKVIQESLAELSQNRTTLIIAHRLATIKMADRIMVLTEEGIVEEGSHDYLLEKDNIYARLYKAQFSDITQDIVLS
- a CDS encoding DUF6530 family protein; its protein translation is MKIPTTLKHKPVIVSENYENVDGRYAYNSDAKGLSLGLAQWNDRGKVEVSAKVWRYTGEKWSRQSEELPFHRVIDLAILICRAKLHFKEAYRYSNLYDVDKPVIDRVGLQGDAMTVAVCTENDKINEDIKLFNQALSEDDELLSERLHTLSAILKEMGY
- a CDS encoding NUDIX hydrolase, with product MLVKIYELGEIEDNKLEFAAISALYMNKYVFVKHKKRETWEIPGGRREKGETICETGKRELQEETGAEEFEIEEICDYSVTIADKTTYGRLFYSNIYKLGELPDLEIGEVELFDSVPNKLTYPKIQPLLQKKAIEMCNKLKLKE
- a CDS encoding methyl-accepting chemotaxis protein — its product is MKSVKTKLIAYFSIIILLGSMSIGILSLQRASRALTNEAETALKSIAEEGSKLTASRIETQMRTLEMIAGRLDIQGMDLDTQLPILNMQQQRTNFLSLGIVQPDGTTYYNDGTVEQLGDRDYIKRAFNGEKNVSDLLHEGNSIFLMYSAPVEKDGKIVGVLVGRRDGNALTNVVSTMGYGNSGYAYMINSKGIVVGHPNKDLVINKFDPIEQSKVDQSVAPVANLFTKILNEKYGVQDYSFNGNDLYAGYAPVNGSDWYIVITANQSEVLRAIPLLRNGITLTVLAILLISIVATYMVGVSIVNPIIKIKEKANKLAQLDITENVEQKLLEGKDEIGDLARSLQIVTDSFRGIISEIRNTADQVAASSEELTASSQQSTVATDEVSRTIEEIARGASSQAKSTEEGTFKAIELGTIIEKDQNFLKNLNNASQSVTDVVSEGLREIEKLAKISDESNKETQEVYKGIVRTNESADRIGQASNVIATIAAQTNLLALNAAIEAARAGEHGKGFSVVAEEIRKLAEQSTESTKTIDYVVQELQMNSKSAVAIMEKVSEILKEQTESVQNSKIKYLAIADAIKEAELAVTQLNVSGKEIEKMKGEILETIQHLASIAEENSASTQEVSSSMEEQSASMEEISSASEGLSELAVNLQSVIMRFKV
- the truA gene encoding tRNA pseudouridine(38-40) synthase TruA, with product MKNIKLLIEYDGSRYKGWQRLKDSDMTIQGKIESVLTELFSRPIEIIGSGRTDAGVHARGQVANFTVKTEKSLLEIHKYLNHYLPQDIVVKEVSEAPERFHSQYNVKKKKYVYCIWNHWIPSAFNRKYSYNVPEHLNIELMEEAANLLIGTHDFIGFSSVKKSNKSTVRTIEEISFIKEDKVLKIVFVGDGFLHNMVRIIVGTLLEIGLKEKKVSYINEIFESKTRSIAGKTAPAQGLFLEEVTY
- a CDS encoding acyl-CoA thioesterase, whose amino-acid sequence is MINIDYSKISFSRIESIIPIQPIHSNSMGNAHGGELMKIMDNTGGLSAYKHAKGKVVTARVDDIVFHRPVHIGNVLNCIGQVIYVGNSSILSYVALYIYNVKDGTNTLALSGYTTMIHIADDKPSKVPGLVSTTEEEKELYKFGEKKYYEIKERTKNM
- a CDS encoding LURP-one-related/scramblase family protein, whose protein sequence is MKYKIRQRILSFGDNFTIKNEFEEDKYIVRGKVFAIGDKLRIYDLVGNELVYIEQKVLRFIPEYNLYSGGRHLATVKKEFTLLKPRFNITSSIGNYTINGGFFGYDFEIIKDGRAVASVNKKWISFADTYIAEIMEGEDQPFMLALVIVIDQVLHDRNHNKK
- a CDS encoding arsenate reductase family protein, yielding MSYLFIEYPRCTTCKKAKRWLIENNVDFKGRHIVEENPNIEELKKWIDESGLPIKKFFNTSGVKYKELNLKDKLPNLTEDEQMNLLASDGMLVKRPIIVGNNKILVGFKEEDWEKLK
- a CDS encoding DUF5050 domain-containing protein; the encoded protein is MRKLLLLTTLLLLFTFNFQSFIPLPSFTLLNRLETYTVENLDDLQAYITDQLSSHNTSFNVGYRSSANNLNEELNLIFDKISNENPYIYYFISNIQFGYKGYKNNVTIDFTVDYNSTKEEQYVYNSEINRILNTIITPNMSSLEKVKAVNDYIVLNTSYSLETINSPHSPYTIFKEGMGVCQAYALLGYKMLSELGFEVMYVVGKTTDDHAWNLVRIDNEWYHLDMTWNDPQPDRIGNISYNYFLVNDNYLSKTHSWERNNYPKSTSNKYSYFHSADTAITFNNVLYYSNAKDRDRLYRMNLDGSQNRKLNDFRSYFITQVGDWIYYSNYSHGGYLYRIKLNGQQNERVNNSHTIDLFAIDEWLYYTLADKQRKEKRLIN
- a CDS encoding flavodoxin family protein, which translates into the protein MKVVAINGSPKKEGNTYHAINIVGEELKKQGIELEVINVGITSVRGCLACGKCAENQNEKCIIDDAANEWIQKMKEAEGILLASPVYYSSIAGNLKGFLDRAFFVSSANGNLFRHKVGAAIVAVRRAGGIPTFHQLNNYLMYSEMLVPTSNYWNVIYGRMPGEVHQDEEGVQIMKVLGKNMAWLMKLVKNGKSEIEPPEKEVKKVTNFIR